A portion of the Gossypium arboreum isolate Shixiya-1 chromosome 8, ASM2569848v2, whole genome shotgun sequence genome contains these proteins:
- the LOC108469493 gene encoding uncharacterized protein LOC108469493: protein MENGGILLEKQVIDIYKTNKPKPPTTRLQKHAPAPLQLSQMKSNTTVIEKGATPIPLLTPLAYSPCPFSETRESVFPIDDHMESVVQAPMGTAIGWQNLPVGSGYAEPSTLFFLFQNKFLIVNDAQ, encoded by the coding sequence atggaAAACGGTGGGATCTTACTTGAGAAACAAGTTATCGACATTTACAAAACCAATAAGCCGAAACCGCCCACCACCAGGCTTCAAAAGCATGCCCCGGCACCTCTTCAGCTCAGTCAGATGAAGTCCAACACCACTGTTATCGAAAAAGGGGCAACACCAAtcccattgcttacaccgttggCTTATTCGCCGTGTCCGTTTTCGGAGACGCGAGAATCCGTGTTTCCGATCGATGATCACATGGAATCTGTGGTACAAGCACCGATGGGGACCGCGATCGGGTGGCAAAATCTTCCAGTCGGATCGGGATACGCAGAACCTTCCACATTgttctttttgtttca